One segment of Leeia aquatica DNA contains the following:
- a CDS encoding TetR/AcrR family transcriptional regulator, producing the protein MQAGRTATQDRIVETADRLFYERGYDHTSFADIADEVGLSRGNFYYHFKTKDDILTAVIAHRSRKTQQMLAAWADHAADPAGRIRQFIGMLTMNAARIRRHGCPVGTLCTELAKLEHPALPQASQLFTLFRQWLAQQFAQLGYALEADALAMHLLGRSQGIATLASAFNDEAYIQQEVMQLNQWLAQLPPPSGK; encoded by the coding sequence ATGCAAGCAGGCCGTACCGCGACTCAGGATCGCATCGTAGAAACCGCAGACCGCCTGTTCTATGAACGCGGCTACGACCACACCTCCTTTGCCGATATTGCGGACGAGGTGGGGCTTTCGCGGGGTAACTTCTACTATCACTTCAAAACCAAGGACGACATCCTCACCGCCGTGATTGCGCACCGAAGCCGCAAGACGCAGCAGATGCTGGCGGCCTGGGCCGACCATGCTGCTGACCCCGCTGGGCGCATCCGTCAGTTCATCGGCATGCTGACGATGAATGCCGCCAGGATCCGTCGGCATGGCTGCCCGGTGGGGACACTGTGCACCGAGCTGGCCAAGCTGGAGCACCCGGCCTTGCCGCAGGCGAGCCAGCTGTTCACCTTGTTCCGGCAGTGGCTGGCGCAGCAGTTCGCGCAGCTGGGCTACGCCTTGGAGGCCGATGCCCTGGCCATGCATCTGCTGGGCCGCAGCCAAGGCATTGCGACGCTGGCCAGCGCGTTCAACGATGAAGCCTATATCCAGCAAGAGGTGATGCAGTTGAACCAGTGGCTGGCGCAGTTGCCGCCGCCATCCGGAAAGTAA
- the bchE gene encoding magnesium-protoporphyrin IX monomethyl ester anaerobic oxidative cyclase yields the protein MKITLLNPPHTAIGSRIPGEHLPPLGLLSIGGPLLDDGHHVHLLDADLRALKPDTIVAEVLADSPQLVMIGHSGSSSVHQTVLSLCQALKAQRPQLIIIYGGVHPTYHWDEIMAESADIDFIVRGEGEHTAQRLARAIEDGTPFSAVPGIVYREQGQIRDTPAAEVIADLDQYRIGWELIDHKDYSYWGGKRAVVVQFSRGCPYLCSYCGQRGFWTKWRHRDPHKFAKELARLYREHGVELINFADELPTGSRKAWRTFLEALIAENVPLILVGSTRAGDIVRDKDILHLYKQAGVIRFLLGIEAYSEDLIANIRKGGSVSEDREAIRLLRQHGILSMATYVLGFQEEGDADYWRSYRHLLSYDPDQVQLLYATPHKWTPFYSSVENRRVVQKDTTKWDYKHQVLEAGNVPVWRVFLWFKIIEVLMQARPRVLRRMLFHPDAGVRHAMRWYTRMGRRVWFHEIMEFLFKTRIEKNGPLLSALKGSNFASREYAMQAKGKRSAGTIPISEIKSG from the coding sequence ATGAAAATCACCCTGCTGAATCCGCCTCACACCGCCATTGGCAGCCGTATCCCCGGTGAACACCTGCCCCCCTTGGGCCTGCTGTCCATCGGCGGGCCACTGCTCGATGATGGCCACCACGTCCACCTGCTGGATGCAGACCTGCGCGCGTTGAAGCCCGACACGATTGTGGCCGAAGTGCTGGCCGATAGCCCGCAGCTGGTGATGATCGGCCATTCCGGCTCCAGCTCGGTCCACCAGACGGTTCTGAGTCTGTGTCAGGCTCTAAAGGCGCAACGGCCCCAGCTCATCATCATCTACGGAGGGGTACACCCGACTTATCACTGGGATGAGATCATGGCGGAATCCGCCGACATTGATTTCATTGTGCGGGGAGAGGGCGAGCACACCGCGCAGCGGCTGGCGCGCGCCATCGAGGACGGCACCCCCTTCTCCGCCGTGCCCGGCATTGTGTACCGCGAGCAAGGCCAGATTCGTGACACGCCAGCCGCCGAAGTGATTGCCGATCTGGACCAATACCGCATCGGCTGGGAGCTGATTGACCACAAGGATTATTCCTACTGGGGCGGCAAGCGGGCGGTGGTGGTCCAGTTTTCGCGCGGCTGTCCCTACCTGTGCAGCTACTGTGGCCAGCGTGGCTTCTGGACCAAGTGGCGCCACCGCGACCCGCACAAATTCGCCAAGGAGCTGGCCCGGCTGTACCGGGAGCACGGCGTGGAGCTGATCAACTTTGCCGACGAGCTCCCCACCGGCTCCCGCAAGGCCTGGCGCACCTTTCTGGAAGCCCTGATTGCCGAAAACGTACCGCTGATTCTGGTCGGCTCCACCCGCGCCGGGGATATTGTGCGTGACAAGGACATCCTGCACCTCTACAAACAGGCGGGGGTCATCCGCTTTCTACTGGGCATTGAAGCCTATAGCGAGGACCTGATCGCCAACATCCGCAAGGGCGGCAGCGTGTCGGAGGACCGGGAAGCCATCCGCTTGCTGCGCCAGCATGGCATCCTCTCCATGGCCACCTATGTGCTGGGTTTTCAGGAAGAAGGTGATGCCGACTACTGGCGCTCCTACCGCCATCTGCTGTCTTACGACCCGGACCAGGTGCAGCTGCTCTACGCCACCCCGCACAAGTGGACACCGTTTTACAGCAGCGTGGAAAACCGGCGTGTGGTGCAGAAAGACACCACCAAGTGGGATTACAAGCACCAGGTGCTGGAAGCAGGCAACGTCCCCGTCTGGCGCGTGTTCCTGTGGTTCAAGATCATCGAAGTGCTGATGCAGGCCAGACCCCGCGTGCTGCGCCGGATGCTGTTTCACCCGGATGCCGGCGTGCGGCATGCCATGCGCTGGTATACCCGCATGGGCCGCCGGGTCTGGTTCCATGAAATCATGGAATTCCTGTTCAAGACCCGCATCGAGAAAAACGGGCCACTGCTCTCCGCCCTCAAAGGCAGCAACTTCGCCTCACGCGAATACGCCATGCAAGCCAAAGGCAAACGCAGCGCCGGTACCATCCCGATCAGTGAAATCAAATCAGGCTGA
- a CDS encoding DUF2199 domain-containing protein, producing MSGFDCTTCGQHHDELPMCLGLSAPELWLRWPDTERSRARLSSDQCVLEGRYYAILGRILLPVVDTATPFTWLAWVSLSEASFRRCDALWHTPGREQEPPCFGWLHSALPGYSTSTLSLKTHVQTMPVGERPLITLEATAHPLALEQHHGITLARVQQLVEASLHG from the coding sequence ATGAGCGGCTTTGACTGCACCACCTGCGGCCAGCACCACGACGAACTGCCAATGTGCTTGGGCCTCTCGGCACCCGAGCTGTGGCTGCGCTGGCCGGACACCGAGCGCAGCCGCGCACGGCTCAGCAGCGACCAGTGCGTGCTGGAGGGCCGGTACTACGCCATCCTCGGCCGCATTCTGCTGCCGGTCGTCGATACCGCCACGCCCTTCACCTGGCTCGCCTGGGTGTCGCTGAGCGAAGCCAGCTTCCGGCGCTGTGATGCGCTATGGCACACCCCGGGCCGCGAACAGGAGCCGCCTTGTTTCGGCTGGCTGCACAGCGCCCTGCCCGGCTACAGCACCAGCACCCTGAGCCTGAAAACCCATGTGCAGACCATGCCCGTTGGCGAGCGCCCGCTGATCACCCTGGAAGCCACCGCCCACCCGCTCGCCCTCGAACAACACCACGGCATTACCCTGGCCCGCGTGCAGCAACTGGTGGAAGCCTCGTTGCACGGCTAA
- a CDS encoding serine hydrolase domain-containing protein, translated as MPVTRRSFLAAGVIAPLLTSCASVLADYREVPFEALAARLRVCAASYVALKAGQPAPAVLVSPCSMQPPLDEVSVFQAASLTKPLVAYVVMKLVAEGKLDLSAPVSNYLPEGYVHQADPMVPLRLAHTDIFPAASLAHIPVFTLLNHSSGLPNWSRGPLTLAFQPGSRWQYSGEGFMLLQALVCALTGLDFERSVSRYAFVPLGMQHSRLRWTDDLRMQSVKGTSWFGNESQLTYTQPLAAGSLLTTAADYARLMQAVFVDKTILTRTLSQAVAVENGLGLSWGLGWGIENAAQGPYLWQWGNNPGFRAFAMMSATTGDGFVLLTNSERGMPLAASLAHQIMPAEHGVFRFHKLG; from the coding sequence ATGCCTGTTACTCGCCGGTCCTTTCTGGCAGCGGGTGTCATTGCACCCTTGCTGACCTCGTGCGCAAGTGTTCTTGCCGACTACCGTGAGGTGCCGTTTGAGGCTTTGGCTGCCCGGCTGCGGGTATGCGCTGCCAGTTATGTGGCGCTCAAGGCAGGCCAGCCTGCTCCAGCCGTGCTGGTGTCGCCCTGCTCAATGCAGCCCCCGCTGGATGAGGTGTCTGTGTTCCAGGCCGCCTCGCTGACCAAGCCGCTTGTTGCATACGTCGTCATGAAGCTGGTGGCGGAAGGCAAACTCGACCTGTCGGCCCCGGTCTCGAACTACTTGCCTGAGGGGTATGTGCATCAGGCCGATCCCATGGTGCCACTGAGGCTGGCGCATACGGATATCTTCCCGGCGGCCAGCCTGGCACACATCCCGGTGTTTACCTTGCTGAATCACAGCTCGGGGCTGCCCAACTGGAGCCGTGGGCCGCTCACTCTTGCGTTCCAGCCAGGCTCTCGCTGGCAATACTCGGGGGAGGGCTTCATGCTCCTGCAGGCGCTGGTCTGCGCACTCACCGGGCTGGATTTTGAGCGCAGTGTGTCCCGGTATGCGTTTGTGCCGCTGGGTATGCAGCACTCACGGCTGCGCTGGACGGATGACCTCCGGATGCAGAGCGTCAAAGGCACCTCATGGTTTGGCAACGAAAGTCAGCTGACCTATACCCAGCCGCTGGCGGCAGGCTCATTGCTCACCACGGCGGCGGACTATGCCCGCTTGATGCAGGCTGTGTTTGTAGACAAAACCATACTGACACGGACGCTGAGCCAGGCGGTTGCCGTAGAGAACGGGCTCGGGCTGAGCTGGGGGCTGGGCTGGGGCATCGAAAACGCTGCCCAGGGCCCCTACCTCTGGCAGTGGGGTAACAACCCGGGGTTCCGGGCCTTTGCCATGATGTCTGCCACGACAGGAGATGGTTTTGTCCTGTTGACCAACAGCGAGCGTGGCATGCCGCTGGCGGCATCACTGGCGCACCAGATCATGCCCGCTGAGCACGGCGTATTCCGTTTTCACAAGCTGGGGTAA